In a genomic window of Candidatus Bathyarchaeota archaeon:
- a CDS encoding aspartate ammonia-lyase: METRREIDPLGERQIPQSAYYGIQTLRATENFPVSGIKEPAVFIKAYVFIKKAAATANMEVGWLKPELAQAIIAACNEVLQDKFLDQFVVDVYQAGAGTSFNMNVNEVLANRALELLGKAKGDYKSLGPNDHVNMAQSTNDTFPTALHVSVLMALQPLLVALDDLAAAFEELGKKNAHVLKSGRTHLQDAVPVTVGQEFSAYGSAVAHAAAELRRRQENLYMVALGGTATGTGANSHPDYKRLAIAELAKLTGFPLKPAANNFEALQSHRPAQTVSSGLKELALELIRIANDLRLLASGPTTGFNEIVLPPVQPGSSIMPGKVNPVMAECLDMVAYQVVGNDTAVSLAVQAGQMDLNVMTPAVAYNMLSSIQILTNYLPVFTEKCVRGITVNEDCCECYLEKNPSLATLLAPKIGYLEAAKVAKQAQAEKRTVKEVALERKLLSKEELDEIFSRKNLLNER, translated from the coding sequence TTGGAGACTCGAAGAGAAATTGATCCTTTAGGCGAACGTCAAATCCCCCAATCAGCCTACTACGGCATCCAGACGCTTAGGGCAACAGAGAATTTCCCCGTAAGCGGCATCAAAGAACCCGCCGTATTCATCAAAGCCTACGTGTTCATCAAAAAAGCCGCAGCCACCGCAAACATGGAGGTGGGCTGGCTTAAACCTGAACTTGCCCAAGCCATAATCGCCGCCTGCAACGAAGTCCTCCAAGACAAATTCCTTGACCAGTTCGTTGTGGACGTTTATCAAGCTGGCGCAGGTACATCTTTTAACATGAACGTTAACGAAGTCCTCGCCAACCGAGCACTCGAACTCCTCGGCAAAGCCAAGGGCGACTACAAAAGCCTCGGTCCCAATGACCACGTTAACATGGCACAATCCACCAACGACACCTTCCCAACCGCACTGCACGTTTCGGTTTTGATGGCGTTGCAGCCTTTGTTGGTGGCGCTTGACGATTTAGCCGCTGCCTTTGAGGAGTTGGGGAAGAAGAATGCTCATGTGCTTAAGTCTGGTCGGACGCATCTGCAGGATGCGGTGCCTGTGACGGTTGGGCAAGAGTTTAGCGCATATGGCTCCGCAGTTGCTCATGCTGCTGCTGAGTTGCGTCGTCGCCAAGAAAACCTCTACATGGTCGCGTTAGGGGGCACTGCAACTGGCACGGGCGCTAACAGTCACCCTGACTACAAACGCCTCGCAATCGCGGAGCTCGCCAAACTCACGGGGTTCCCGCTTAAACCTGCCGCTAACAATTTTGAGGCGCTCCAGAGTCACCGTCCCGCCCAGACGGTTTCAAGTGGTCTCAAAGAGTTGGCGCTTGAGCTTATCCGCATTGCCAATGACCTGCGGCTTCTCGCATCGGGGCCTACCACGGGTTTCAACGAAATCGTTTTGCCTCCTGTGCAGCCTGGCTCCTCGATTATGCCTGGCAAAGTTAACCCTGTAATGGCGGAGTGCCTTGACATGGTTGCTTACCAAGTGGTCGGCAACGACACAGCTGTTTCGTTGGCGGTGCAGGCTGGGCAGATGGACCTCAACGTCATGACCCCCGCAGTCGCCTACAATATGCTTAGTAGCATCCAAATCCTCACTAACTATTTGCCTGTGTTTACGGAAAAATGCGTCCGCGGAATTACCGTCAATGAAGACTGCTGTGAATGTTACCTTGAAAAGAACCCATCGCTGGCGACGTTGTTGGCGCCTAAAATTGGCTATTTGGAGGCGGCTAAGGTTGCTAAGCAGGCGCAGGCAGAGAAACGCACAGTCAAAGAAGTAGCACTGGAGCGAAAGTTGTTGTCTAAAGAGGAGTTGGATGAGATTTTTAGCCGAAAAAACCTCCTCAACGAACGATAA
- a CDS encoding CBS domain-containing protein encodes MAMSATAKDIYAQQFNTVYENDSASRCLEGFKKGLPPVIAVLDDKDHYLGMVSRRSVLRSRLDLSRTKVRSLMTVAPEVAPTDSLGRIAKLMIGSGVRQLPVIERGRLVGFVTDESVIHSVVGAGWGSNKLESIMTRAPHTLEANRSVGAVLSLMREFGISHVPIIEKGKLAGLISLQDILQNLYFPQRRMGNQDVAGEHIETLGVPAKGIMSSPVITASPQTLLREAEVSMHNHDISCLCVTDEERLVGIVTKLDFLESISQLETPERRFTIQFGVKDVEVSPDQQQYMMTEFDSFTNRFQETFQTGSLFVYIKSHRGTNLRDTPMVHCRLQFRTARGSFFATGEGWGVEPTFKVALDRLERRLLRSKELISNPKYGRDYLRKMGLPEEEQ; translated from the coding sequence ATGGCAATGTCAGCGACTGCTAAAGATATTTACGCCCAACAATTCAACACCGTTTATGAAAACGACTCCGCTTCGCGGTGTCTGGAAGGCTTCAAAAAGGGTCTTCCGCCTGTGATTGCGGTGCTCGATGACAAAGACCACTACCTCGGCATGGTCAGCCGGCGCTCTGTGTTGAGGAGTCGACTTGACTTGAGCCGCACCAAAGTCCGCAGCCTCATGACGGTCGCCCCCGAAGTTGCACCAACGGATTCGTTGGGTCGCATCGCTAAGTTGATGATTGGCAGCGGCGTTCGCCAGCTTCCCGTCATCGAGAGAGGCCGCCTCGTGGGGTTTGTCACTGATGAAAGCGTAATCCACTCGGTAGTGGGCGCTGGCTGGGGCAGCAACAAACTTGAATCCATCATGACTCGTGCCCCTCACACACTGGAAGCTAACCGCAGCGTCGGCGCAGTCTTAAGCCTAATGCGGGAATTCGGCATCTCTCACGTGCCAATCATCGAGAAAGGTAAACTTGCGGGTCTGATTAGCCTCCAAGATATCCTTCAGAACCTCTACTTCCCTCAGAGACGCATGGGCAACCAAGATGTTGCAGGCGAACACATCGAAACCTTAGGCGTCCCCGCTAAAGGAATCATGAGCAGTCCTGTCATCACCGCTTCGCCGCAAACTCTGCTCCGAGAAGCCGAAGTCTCCATGCATAACCATGACATTAGCTGTCTATGTGTCACAGATGAAGAACGCCTCGTTGGCATCGTCACTAAACTTGACTTCCTTGAATCCATCAGCCAACTTGAAACCCCCGAACGTCGCTTCACCATACAATTCGGCGTCAAAGACGTCGAAGTCTCCCCCGACCAACAACAGTACATGATGACGGAGTTCGACAGCTTTACCAACCGCTTCCAAGAAACCTTCCAAACAGGCTCGCTTTTTGTCTATATTAAGAGCCACCGTGGAACCAACTTGAGAGATACGCCTATGGTACATTGCCGCCTCCAATTCCGTACCGCTCGAGGGAGCTTCTTCGCAACAGGTGAAGGCTGGGGCGTTGAACCCACATTCAAAGTTGCCTTAGACCGTCTTGAACGGCGTCTGTTGCGGAGTAAGGAGCTGATAAGTAACCCCAAGTACGGTCGCGATTATCTGCGTAAAATGGGGCTTCCTGAAGAGGAACAATAG
- a CDS encoding winged helix-turn-helix domain-containing protein — protein MGTYRDRLDIIADILNVASREAKKTQIMYQANLSYKVLQRYLAEIVEASLVEYKKHNQRYFLTFKGQQYLDAYKDYARYSKTIEKRLNDFSTKRKNLETLCPSKPYALLSTENTFHDLES, from the coding sequence ATGGGAACTTATAGGGACCGTTTAGACATCATCGCTGACATTTTAAACGTAGCTAGCAGGGAAGCTAAAAAAACCCAGATCATGTATCAGGCGAACCTAAGCTACAAGGTGTTACAGCGGTACTTAGCCGAGATTGTGGAGGCTTCGCTGGTGGAATACAAAAAACACAATCAACGCTACTTCTTAACGTTTAAAGGGCAACAGTACCTCGACGCCTACAAAGACTATGCCCGGTACAGTAAAACCATCGAGAAACGCCTAAACGACTTCTCAACCAAACGCAAAAACCTCGAGACACTCTGCCCCTCAAAACCCTACGCCCTCCTTTCAACGGAAAACACCTTCCATGACCTGGAGAGCTAA
- a CDS encoding DUF1616 domain-containing protein, whose amino-acid sequence MALQQYRGVLLIIMVVAALLVASPTIERVVVAPQTDYFTEIWLLGPYHNATYPYNVTVDTTYHYYVNVANHLDACGYYTLEMKFRNQSQSGPDSFNQTASELPALGSITFFVADGETLEMPLDISFHYEMKPHTINRLIVQTITLNNETIPVESTTLSLDTIRWGFYGNLFFELYLYNGTTGSMTYNQRYVSLWLKMETPSF is encoded by the coding sequence ATGGCATTACAGCAGTATAGGGGCGTGTTGCTTATCATCATGGTAGTTGCAGCGTTGCTTGTTGCGTCGCCCACTATCGAAAGGGTGGTTGTGGCTCCGCAGACCGACTATTTCACGGAGATATGGCTGCTTGGACCCTACCACAACGCCACCTACCCCTACAACGTAACCGTCGACACAACCTACCACTACTACGTGAACGTGGCGAACCATCTGGACGCCTGTGGCTATTACACGCTGGAAATGAAGTTCCGTAACCAATCTCAATCTGGACCTGACAGCTTCAACCAAACCGCCAGCGAATTACCCGCCTTGGGTAGCATCACCTTTTTTGTTGCTGACGGAGAAACCTTGGAGATGCCGCTGGACATATCTTTTCATTACGAGATGAAACCCCACACCATAAACCGCTTAATAGTTCAAACCATCACCCTAAACAACGAAACCATACCTGTGGAGTCGACAACACTTTCTTTAGACACTATTAGGTGGGGTTTTTACGGCAACCTGTTTTTTGAGTTGTACCTCTATAACGGGACCACAGGCAGCATGACGTATAATCAGCGTTACGTGAGTTTGTGGCTCAAGATGGAGACACCCTCATTCTAA
- a CDS encoding PIG-L family deacetylase, giving the protein MVLRSNTILAVGAHPDDIELGCGGTIRTASKMGKRVIAVFMSKGEQSGNPEVRPKESIEALALLGVNEVYFGDFPDTEIPCSRQAIDFLEAFYIANKPETILTHTINDIHQDHRQVGWVSMSAFRNAPQLLAYETPRVTSMFAPTYFIDITNSVSDKWKALKCHFSQKTKRYITYESMVNLASFRGSQVSLPAAEAFEVVRYVERLNSP; this is encoded by the coding sequence TTGGTTCTTAGATCAAACACCATTTTAGCGGTCGGCGCCCACCCAGACGACATAGAATTAGGATGCGGCGGAACCATCCGTACAGCATCAAAAATGGGCAAACGCGTCATAGCCGTTTTCATGTCCAAAGGCGAACAGAGCGGCAACCCCGAAGTCCGCCCCAAAGAAAGCATCGAAGCCTTAGCCCTGCTGGGGGTTAACGAGGTTTATTTCGGCGATTTTCCCGACACCGAAATTCCATGCTCACGCCAAGCCATAGACTTCTTAGAAGCCTTCTACATCGCCAATAAACCCGAAACCATCCTAACCCACACCATCAACGACATCCATCAAGACCACAGGCAAGTCGGCTGGGTGTCGATGTCTGCGTTTAGGAATGCACCACAGCTTTTAGCCTACGAGACGCCCAGGGTTACTTCGATGTTTGCACCCACCTATTTTATTGACATAACAAACAGCGTTAGCGACAAGTGGAAAGCGCTTAAATGCCATTTTTCGCAGAAAACTAAACGATACATTACTTATGAGTCGATGGTGAATTTGGCTTCGTTTAGGGGGAGCCAGGTTAGTTTGCCTGCGGCTGAAGCATTTGAAGTTGTACGTTATGTGGAAAGGTTGAATTCTCCATAG
- a CDS encoding WbqC family protein — protein sequence MATESMIVAGHQPNYLPWLGFFDKLRRCDVFIIEDNVQYEHQGFTNRNRIMTVDGVRWLTVPVEHAKWPIRINEVRIANRAEPKWNSRHWLTLKHGYCKAPHWNDYADFFEETYMQEWTYLIDLNMHVIRGIMHFLGIDTPLVLSSKLGAKGKKSELIIAQCKKIGADTQLAGRGGKVYINDERFRQEGINLIFQEFKHPIYTQAHDGFVSNLSAVDYLFCVGGKPW from the coding sequence GTGGCGACGGAATCAATGATTGTTGCGGGGCACCAGCCGAATTATCTGCCGTGGCTGGGCTTCTTTGATAAGTTGCGACGCTGCGACGTATTTATCATAGAGGATAACGTGCAGTATGAGCATCAGGGCTTCACCAACCGCAACCGCATAATGACCGTCGACGGAGTAAGATGGCTCACTGTCCCCGTAGAACACGCCAAATGGCCCATACGCATTAACGAAGTTCGAATCGCCAACAGAGCCGAACCAAAATGGAACAGTCGACACTGGTTAACCCTCAAACACGGCTACTGCAAAGCACCCCACTGGAATGACTACGCAGACTTTTTTGAGGAAACCTACATGCAAGAATGGACTTACCTTATCGACCTCAACATGCATGTCATTCGAGGCATAATGCACTTTTTAGGCATCGACACACCGCTTGTTTTAAGCTCCAAGTTGGGTGCAAAGGGCAAAAAAAGCGAACTAATTATTGCACAGTGCAAAAAAATCGGTGCAGACACTCAGCTTGCCGGCAGAGGCGGCAAAGTCTACATTAACGATGAACGTTTCCGCCAGGAGGGGATTAACTTGATTTTTCAAGAATTCAAGCATCCAATCTACACTCAGGCTCATGACGGATTCGTATCTAATCTTTCAGCTGTGGATTACTTGTTTTGTGTAGGCGGAAAACCATGGTAA
- a CDS encoding DegT/DnrJ/EryC1/StrS family aminotransferase: protein MVTPIEVSKMTISASSPAFSPESLNQILTDLRGVLESGRLTDGPHVLEFEEKFAKYNGSKYAIAVSCCTAALEISMRHFGLNDRKVIVPTNTFVATANAVVFAGGKPVFSDMNPDTLGADVEDIKRKVTGDTAGVIVVHLSGLVCPQIEELKEFCHDKGMFLIEDCAHAHGALKGTQKAGSFGDSGCFSFYPTKVMTSCEGGMITTDNEELAQTARCLRTYGQDKNRLMVKLGYNWRLNEMAAVVGKHQLERLDELVNRRNQIAEWYANSLSEVEGVSVFRVPQGFRHSYYKFVVKLADGIDRIKLGEILKEKFSVETGHIYYPPCHLQPYYKENWGTKEGDLPASERVLPQVMSLPMHYGITKENVAYIRHALDASIKQLKS from the coding sequence ATGGTAACACCAATTGAGGTTTCAAAAATGACGATTTCAGCATCTTCCCCCGCATTCTCACCTGAGAGCCTCAACCAAATCCTAACGGACCTACGAGGCGTGCTGGAAAGCGGCAGATTAACTGATGGTCCCCATGTGTTAGAGTTTGAGGAAAAATTCGCAAAATACAACGGCTCCAAATACGCCATCGCAGTAAGCTGCTGCACCGCTGCTCTTGAGATTTCCATGCGTCACTTCGGACTAAACGATCGAAAAGTGATTGTGCCTACCAACACTTTTGTTGCCACCGCAAACGCCGTTGTATTCGCGGGCGGCAAACCTGTCTTCTCGGATATGAATCCAGACACGTTAGGTGCAGACGTGGAAGACATTAAACGCAAAGTCACCGGGGACACAGCAGGCGTTATCGTTGTGCATCTTTCAGGCTTAGTTTGCCCCCAAATTGAGGAGCTCAAAGAGTTCTGCCACGATAAGGGCATGTTTCTTATTGAAGACTGCGCCCACGCACATGGCGCCCTAAAAGGTACCCAGAAGGCGGGGTCGTTTGGGGACAGTGGCTGCTTCTCGTTTTATCCCACCAAAGTGATGACTTCCTGCGAGGGCGGCATGATAACAACTGACAACGAAGAACTTGCCCAAACAGCGCGTTGCCTGCGAACGTATGGGCAGGATAAGAATCGGTTGATGGTAAAGCTTGGGTATAATTGGCGGCTAAACGAGATGGCTGCAGTTGTGGGGAAACATCAATTGGAGCGTCTCGATGAGTTGGTGAATAGACGCAACCAAATCGCAGAGTGGTATGCCAACTCCTTAAGTGAGGTTGAAGGCGTATCAGTTTTTAGGGTGCCGCAGGGTTTTCGTCATAGCTACTACAAGTTTGTGGTGAAGTTGGCTGACGGTATTGACCGCATTAAACTGGGCGAAATCCTCAAGGAAAAATTCAGTGTGGAAACTGGTCACATTTACTATCCTCCTTGTCATCTCCAACCCTACTATAAAGAAAACTGGGGCACTAAAGAAGGCGATTTACCCGCCTCAGAACGCGTTTTGCCCCAAGTGATGTCTTTACCGATGCATTATGGCATAACTAAAGAAAACGTAGCCTACATCCGCCACGCCTTAGACGCCTCAATCAAACAGCTGAAATCATAG
- a CDS encoding class I SAM-dependent methyltransferase, translating into MPSKNQYKAPAERFPIRKSELDRFKYGKQKLGEIIANHDGEALCLDVACGAKPFPKANVLCDLNVKPVPDRSMKGLVTDGKPFVMCSCLALPFRDGAFEFVTSYYLLEHLEEPTRLFLELKRVAKHGYLQCPSWFNELLYGEDVHYWTVSKHGNTLYLRPLRKRRLQFGFIFHRLYLNPTWQVIHAILDETLHLFTVRYTF; encoded by the coding sequence ATGCCCAGCAAAAATCAATACAAAGCTCCCGCTGAGCGTTTTCCTATACGAAAATCCGAGTTGGACCGCTTCAAATATGGTAAACAAAAACTCGGCGAAATCATTGCCAATCATGATGGTGAGGCGTTGTGTCTGGATGTGGCTTGCGGCGCAAAACCTTTCCCTAAAGCAAATGTGCTCTGTGACCTCAACGTGAAGCCTGTGCCTGACCGCAGCATGAAGGGGCTTGTAACGGATGGGAAACCATTTGTTATGTGTAGCTGTTTAGCGTTGCCTTTTCGGGACGGCGCCTTCGAGTTCGTTACAAGTTATTATTTGCTTGAGCATTTAGAGGAGCCGACAAGGCTTTTTTTGGAGCTAAAAAGGGTGGCTAAGCATGGATATCTGCAGTGCCCTTCATGGTTTAATGAATTGCTCTATGGCGAAGATGTTCACTACTGGACCGTTAGCAAACATGGCAACACCCTCTACCTTAGGCCGCTAAGAAAGCGGCGACTTCAGTTCGGATTCATTTTTCACCGCCTATACCTTAACCCAACATGGCAGGTTATCCACGCCATACTTGATGAAACGCTGCATCTTTTCACCGTAAGATACACCTTTTAG
- a CDS encoding DegT/DnrJ/EryC1/StrS family aminotransferase has protein sequence MSKPLIRSSKPCFPPEDIAPILADFKEVLEEGQFRNGKNVAIFENMAAQYLGVGSAIAFDSDSSAYETALRYFGVGTGDVVVCTNSFISVPNSVVAVGAKPVFADIRAETLSMNPSSLKENLTCKTRGVILTHIAGFPNPDLNKIMEICREHGLFLIEDATHSLGATVNGKKVGTFGDAGVFSFTPTKVLTTGEGGMMVTNNTELGAFARQYRFYGSGSGKTNFVDVGRHMVLHELSGVLGIHQLRRLEEFIQRRNQIAQTYNKAFSKLNRVSIVKCGRGCRCSYYKYPLILGEALNKATLVRRLWEDYGIESGNIFYPPCHMQPVYQKHGAVSYGSLAAAEKTLAQTVALPMHVGLSDNQVDYVVDAVSALVVGAS, from the coding sequence ATGAGCAAACCCCTTATTCGGTCATCAAAACCCTGTTTTCCACCAGAAGACATAGCACCCATTCTAGCAGACTTCAAAGAAGTCCTCGAAGAAGGACAATTCCGCAACGGCAAAAACGTAGCCATATTCGAAAACATGGCCGCCCAATACCTGGGCGTTGGAAGTGCAATAGCGTTTGATTCAGACTCCAGCGCATACGAAACCGCCCTACGATACTTCGGCGTAGGCACTGGCGACGTGGTGGTTTGCACTAACAGCTTCATCTCAGTACCTAACAGTGTCGTAGCAGTCGGCGCCAAACCCGTCTTTGCAGATATCCGCGCTGAAACCCTTTCCATGAACCCTAGTAGCCTCAAAGAAAACCTCACCTGCAAAACCCGCGGCGTCATCCTAACACACATCGCAGGCTTCCCAAACCCTGACTTAAATAAAATTATGGAAATCTGCCGCGAACATGGGCTGTTCTTAATTGAAGATGCCACACATTCCCTCGGTGCCACTGTAAACGGCAAAAAGGTAGGTACCTTTGGCGATGCAGGCGTATTCTCCTTTACCCCCACTAAGGTGCTAACTACGGGGGAAGGCGGCATGATGGTTACCAACAACACTGAGCTCGGAGCGTTTGCACGGCAATACCGTTTCTATGGTTCAGGCTCGGGTAAAACCAACTTTGTAGACGTAGGTCGCCACATGGTGTTACATGAACTCTCAGGCGTACTAGGAATTCATCAACTAAGGCGGCTTGAAGAATTCATCCAGAGACGCAACCAGATCGCTCAAACATACAACAAAGCATTTAGCAAACTCAACAGGGTTTCCATAGTAAAATGTGGAAGAGGCTGCAGATGCAGCTACTACAAGTACCCGCTCATTCTTGGCGAGGCTCTCAACAAGGCAACGCTTGTACGGCGACTCTGGGAAGACTACGGCATTGAATCTGGAAACATTTTCTATCCTCCCTGTCACATGCAACCAGTATACCAAAAGCACGGCGCCGTCTCCTATGGCAGTTTGGCGGCTGCGGAAAAAACGCTTGCCCAAACAGTTGCTTTGCCCATGCATGTGGGTTTAAGCGACAATCAGGTTGACTACGTTGTGGATGCAGTTTCTGCGTTAGTTGTGGGGGCAAGTTAA
- a CDS encoding glycosyltransferase family 2 protein — protein MTEIHSSISVIIATLNEEAGIGPTIDEMQRVLNNPYLMVVDGKSVDRTIEIAKNMGADVLLQEGKGKGDALFQGFRLLQTKVPYVVFTDADYTYPAGYIPQMLEILEQDPEVGMVIGNRFKGKYNLSKSITNPFYVGNRLLAFAQYMMNGVKLEDPLSGLRVVRSEILNNWKPKSKGFDVEAEMNSLVERRGYRIAEVPIDYRDRLGEKKLKLRHGLGIMKRIMAESFTI, from the coding sequence ATGACTGAAATACACTCAAGCATCTCTGTGATAATAGCTACGCTAAATGAAGAAGCAGGGATTGGGCCAACCATCGATGAAATGCAGCGGGTCCTAAACAACCCTTACCTGATGGTTGTTGACGGGAAAAGCGTTGACCGAACAATCGAGATAGCCAAAAACATGGGTGCCGACGTGTTACTCCAAGAAGGCAAAGGCAAAGGCGACGCCTTGTTTCAAGGGTTTAGGCTACTGCAAACCAAAGTGCCCTACGTAGTATTCACCGATGCAGACTACACCTACCCCGCAGGCTACATCCCTCAAATGCTTGAGATCCTCGAACAGGACCCCGAAGTTGGTATGGTCATAGGCAACCGCTTCAAAGGCAAATACAACCTCTCCAAATCCATAACCAACCCCTTCTACGTCGGAAACCGACTCCTCGCGTTCGCTCAATACATGATGAACGGCGTAAAACTCGAAGACCCCCTCTCAGGTTTACGAGTTGTAAGAAGCGAAATCCTCAACAACTGGAAACCGAAAAGCAAGGGCTTTGACGTGGAGGCAGAGATGAATTCGCTTGTTGAACGTCGAGGCTACCGAATCGCTGAGGTCCCCATTGATTACAGAGACCGACTGGGCGAAAAGAAGCTTAAACTAAGGCACGGTTTAGGCATCATGAAGCGGATTATGGCAGAAAGCTTCACAATCTAA